The Halobacterium sp. R2-5 DNA segment CGGGTACGCGGGCGTTGGTGTGCGGTCTTGAAGCGATACATCACCCACAGCCCGGAGAGTGTCACTGGATGATCAGCGAGCGACTGTACGTACCTTATTGATGCCAGCAGCGAACGAACACAGTCACGACGGTAGTGGTGGTGAATCGAGTAGTGCGAGTAGTGGGGCGCGGTTTGGGTCGCCGGCGCGGTGTCATGAGACAGTGGATCCGGTGACACGGGAGGCGTTGCTAGAGCAGGATCGGTGGCGGTGTCAGGTGTGTGGGCGGCGTGGCCCGGGTGCGGGTGGGTTGGCGACGCTACACGCCCACCACATCGACCGTGATCCCAAGGAGATTGATGTGCACGCGATCGAGAATTTGACGACGTTGTGTCGGCCGTGTCACCGGTGGCTGCACGACCGCCCGACCGTTACGGATGCGCCGGTTGAGTTGAGTGATGGGGATCTCAGCGTGTTGTTGCCGCAGGATTTTGAGATTCTGCGGGTGCTCGATCGTGGCGGGCCGGCGCGGACGGGTGAGATCGCGGCTGCGCTCACCGCGGATTTGACGGTGAGCGCGGTCCGCGAACGCCTGTGGGTGCTCATGGGCCTCGACCACAAGGTCCAGGGCCGGGAGGCGCCGCTCGTTGACAAAGACGTGCAGACCGGACAGTGGGGGTTCCCGGGGGACATCGAGACGTCGGCGCGTGGCCACATTCCTAGCGATCCGGGGGTGTTGTTGCAGCGCATGGAGGACGAGCAGGTGCGGCGGGCGCTTGCGCGTGGGTGTGATCGGCAGGCCGTTATGGACGTTCTCGGCGTGTCGCGTCGTTCGACGTTCTACAAGGAGAAGCGCGCGCAGGCGTACGATTTCCCACTCGACGCATTCAACCGTGGCGGCCGACCGCCAACCAAGACCACTACTCAGCCTGGGGCAGGCGCTGGCAGTGACGGCCAGCAAGGACTTGATGATGCTACGCCTGACGTTGAGGGTGAGCTCGGGCGTGTAGAAACCTGGGGGTCTAGTTCGTAACTGGGCCTGGGGTCACTCTCCTTGGGGAGGGGGTTTGTGGCTGGGGTAGCTTCTTTGCGGTTGCTCGTGTTTTGCTGTGTAATGGCGCGCGGGCATGAACCGTCTGAGGAGAGTGAGCGGGCGGTTACAGTCATTCTGCTCTATGATGAGGCGGAGAATGAGCGGGTTCGTCATGCGTCGTATGAGGCGGCGGTGGGGACAGTGAAGGAGAGAGCGGAGTCGGCGACCGTTGCAAAGATTGAGTCGAAGGATGGTGAGATTGTGTTCCGTTCTGATGAGATGGCGATTCAGGAGTGGGCGAATGAGTGGACGCGAGCAAAACGACGGCTCTCGGTGGACATCGACGAGTGGAAATGTCCCTACGATAGTGCTGGCTGTATCGCCGACGATCTCTGCACGCAGTGTAAGCTGGATAAGATCCAGGACAGCTACTAACTAAGGGGTCCTCGCCGTCTCCCGTATCCATCCACCCCGTAGTGTGGGGTTTGTGAGCGGTGTGAATGTCCGCGAAATTGACGTACAGCGGATCTAATGGGGTTATATTCGGTAGATACTATTTGTGATGAAATCGATGGTAAGTTGGATTGCGAACATAGCGGATGTTTCGCTCTTCGTTTTCGTTATGAAAACTGTGAGATCCGATGATCCCTTCCCTGAACGAGATTACGGAGTTACGGTATCGCCGTCCTCGGCAACCACGACACGGCCGTCAAACGTCGATTCTGCCTGTCTCCGAACTGTTCCGATGTCACGGTACGGAAGCAAGTGGTTGAGGACAAGTGTTTCGACACCTGCACTGGACGCAATCTCGCCGGCTTCGCTTGCACTTGCGTGCACTGCAGCGAGGCGGTCACGTTTCCCTTCGTTCATAGGCTCCGCGAACTCCGACCACATGACGTCCTCCTCGGATACCGAGTTGTCCACCGGCGCAATGCAGGCCTCGTGTATGAGGATGTCTGCACCAGTCGCGAAGTCTGCGAGTCGTTGGACCTGCTTCGTGTCCGCAGAGATTACCACTGAAGCACCGGTTTGCGTATCGTCGAATCGGTACGCATAGGTTTCAATGGAATGTTCGACGGGACACGCGGATACCCGCACGTCGCCGATTGTCACCTCGAACGAAGGCGTTGCACACACGAACTCGATGTCATCAATACCTTCACCAGAGTAGCCGACCTGCTGCCGGTACTCGATGTCTTCCTCGTAGACGTGTTCGAGAGCTTCGAGCAATCGACTAGTGTTTTCGGGGCCGTAGACCGTCAGCTCGTCGCGGCCGCCCACCGACCAGCCAGCGATGGCAAAATGAAAGAACGAAGCGTTGTGGTCCATGTGCTGGTGTGTGAACAGCAGGTGTTCGACAGCTCCCGGATTCACCTCGTGTTCCAGTAGCCGGTACACTGTCCTCGGACCGCAGTCGACCAACAACCGTTCTCCGTCGACGTTCAGCATCGTGCTAGTCCCTGCTCTATCGAGAAGTGGCACCGGGCTCCCGGTCCCGAGGAGTACAACCTCCATTGCTACCAGCCGACCTCCAAAGCGTCGACTAGCTCTTCGGACAGCGACACGAGTTCCGGGTCCGAGAGGTCGCGCGGTCGCTCAATCGTCACCTCACGGTCCGCAACCAAACTCGCTGGTCGCTGGGAGAGCGCCAGGACGCGACTTCCGAGGTAGGCAGCTTCAAGGGCGTTATGCGTGACGAAGACGATCGTCTTCGGCTCCGTCTGCCAGATTTCGACCAGGTCGGACCGCAACTGACGGGCTGTAATCTCGTCGAGATTGCTGAACGGCTCATCCATCAGGATGACGTCCGGGTCGATTGCCATCGCGCGTGCGATAGCGACTCGCTGTTTCATACCCCCCGACAGCGACCGCGGATACTCGTCTTCAAATCCGACAAGTTCGACGAGGTCCAGGTATCGATCCACGCGTTCGTCCCACTCCGACTTCGGCACGCCCTTCCCCTGAAGTGCGAGCTCTAGGTTCTCGCGCACGGTGCGCCAGTCGAGCAGCCGCGGTTCTTGGAACACGAACCCAATATTCGCCGTACCGGTGTCGTCACCGACTCGGACTTTACCCTCTGAGGGGTCTTCGAGCCCGGCGATGAGGTTCATCATCGTGGATTTTCCACAACCAGAAGGCCCGATGACGCAGACGAAGTCGTTCGACGACGTCTGAAAGGAGAGGTCGTCGAGGACGTCGAGGTAGCTGTCGTCGCGTTGGGCGTATCCCTTAGATACGTCCTCCAGAACGATTTCGGTCATTCGCGTTTCCCCCCTCCTTGTACGTCCGAATCACCGCGCCAGGCCGTTGCCCGGCGTTCGATAGTTTTCAGAATCCCGAATTCGATGAGCATCATGACAATGGTGAAGTTCAGTGTCCAGGCGATGACACCTGTAATCGAGTACAGCTGAAACGCGTTGTTTATCTGATACCCGATTCCGGACGTCAGACCGAGTAGTTCAACGATGACGATGATTTTCCACGACAGCGCAAGCCCGAACCGTGCGGCAGCCAGCAGGTGTGGTAGCAGCGACGGCAGGATGATATGACGTGCGCGGTTTATCTTCGACATCTCAAACACTCGTCCCATCTGGAGCAAGTCCGCGTCGATGGATTTCGTGCCCTGCCAGAAATTGAAGACAATCATCGGCGTCGCGAGCAGGAACACTGAGACGTACGCAGTCAACTCGGAGAGCCCGAACCAGATGATGGCGAGGATTGCTACGGCCAACCCCGGGACTGAAATCCCGATCAACACTGGAATATCGAAGAGATACTCGACTCGACGGTCGAGTCCCATTGCGATACCGAGTGGGATGCTGACCCCGTAGGCGATACTGAATCCAACCGCAACCCGCTGCAGAGTATCCGCGAGGTGAACGAAGAATTCGCCAGTCTCAATGATAGCAACCATTTCGACAGCAACTGGCGCGATACCCGGCAGGAGGTTGCGGCCGAAGAGTGCTGCCCCGACCTCCCACATGACGAGGAACACCAGGATCGAGAATAGGTAGTACGCGAACCGGTCAAAGCGGTGGAAGAGGTCGCCCAACGAGGCCCGAGACGACTTTCCGGAAGTGAATGCTTCTAACATGAATCTACTTAGAGAACCCAACTGAAGATGTCCTCTGACGGTTCTTCCTCGATGAGTCCTATCTCATTTGCACGCTGTGCCATGTTGTACCCTGCATCGAGGAATCCCTGTTCGTCCCACTCGGATGGGTAGATCTGCGTTAACCGTTCCTTTGCGAGCGAGATCTGCGCCTCATTCTCCAAGCCGAATGCATCCGTGTACGTGTCAATGGTTGATTCGATGTTGCCCTCGATGTACGCCTGCGTATCTCTGGATGCCTGAGCGAGCGCAACGGCAGACTCTTGATTGTCCGCACTCCAGTTGCCGTCCCACGCTAGGTCGACGGTCGTAAGTGGGAGGTTTTCACTCTCCTCCCAGACCTGCCGTGGATTGAACACGACTTCGAAATCGTTCTCAGCAAGGGCTTTCGTGACGAGGGGTTCGTTCAGCAGAATCGCGTCGAGTTCACCCTGCCTGAGCAGGTCGATACTCGCGGGTGGAGCAGTCTGCACGAACTCGAGTTCGTCCGGCTGGACGCCTGTATCCATCTCGAGAATCACGTTGAACTTCAGCCAAGCGTCGGCCTGACGGCTCGCCCAGCTGACTCTGCTCCCGGCAAGATCAGCGGGCTCGTTGATGTCGCTGTCCGAGCGTGTGAGCACGTACATGTGGTAGAGCATGTAGGGACCGACGAGCTTTGGATTATGTCCGCTGGCATTGAGCCGGGTTGCGACGATCGAACCCATGAACCCAGTGGGGATGTCCTGGCTGAGGACGATCTGTTGTTGAACTTGTGGCGGACTCGTGAAGAACTCCGGCTGGACGTTGATGCCGTACTCATTGTCATAGCCCTGTTCTTTCATCACCTCAACCAGTACGCCCGTCGTTCCGCCTTCCACGGCGCCGTGAACGACCGTCGAGAGGGGTTGCTCTGTCTGCTGTGTCTGTTGTGTTCCGTCACCGGACTGGGTGCCTGCAGTTGTCGTCTCGTCGCTACCGCTGTTGCTGTTGCCTGTACAACCGGCCAGACCAGTTACGCCAACCGCAGCGATGCCGCCACACGCCTGGAGGAATCGTCTTCGGCCTGTCGTGTCACCTTGTGACATACCAAACGATTACTATAGACATAGCTCAATAAATGTATTGATTAATCATTATTCTACTAGGCAGAACCGCAGCAGGCAGCACGAACCTACTAAAAATATTATTTATATGAATAATTTGTCTTATATTAAAGCGTATGAGGACGCTCCTGTCTGGCGGTTTCGATTGTCATCCTCCTCAAGCCAACTATATTTGATATATTGCTGCTTCCCACGCGGTCGCACTCACGTTAATTCGGACTGGCCGAACAACTTGATTGTCGCCGAATAACTACTCATATGCCAGTCTTACCTCTAATTCATTGACGAACCCAAGTAACAACTCGGGGATTTCCTCAGTCATGTATGTTCCTTTGATGCGGTTCGCAGGTCCAGCCACACTAATTGAACCTCGAGGTCGGTCGTTGCGGTCCAACACGGGTGCAGCAACCGCATGAATCCCTTCAATTCCTTCCTCGTAATTGAATGCCACCCCTCGCTCGCGCACTTGTTCGAGCTGTTCGAACAATTCGGCACGTGATGTGATCGTGTCATCTGTGAACGGCGACAATCCGCGTCGTTCAATCATTGCTTCGACGCGATTCTCATCCATGAACGCAAGAATTGCTTTCCCACCCGCGAACGCATGCAGCGGAATCCGATAGCCGACTCGAGTGTATGTCTTGACAGCGTGCTTCCCCGACGAACTCGAAAGGAACACCCCGTAGTCATCCTCCTCGGTGACACACCAGACTTTCTCATCGAGTTCAGCTGCAATCTCATCAAGTTTCGAATCCGCGACTCGGTAGAGCTCGTTCTCGTTCCGCGTATGGATGCCGTAATCTAGGTACAACAACCCGATCCGGTACCCTTCGTCACCCTCCGCCAAGTACCCCTCTTCCGTCAACGTCATCACGTGCCGGTGGATGGTGCTCTTTGAGTACTCTAGACGGTCTGCGAGCTCGGTCACCGTGGCGGGACCTTCTTCTCGCACACTGGCCAGGATGTCGAACGACTTCAACGTAGCCCGAACTGGCCCCGAACCAGCACCATCACTTCCCATGCGACAGTAAACGAAGATAGCTAATCATAGTTCTTCCCCCGCACTGCCCCATGAGTTCAGGGGAGTAGATCGGAGCGAGTTCGAACTCTCGTAGAATTCGTACCCTCGCTTCGTTTATATTTCGCCCCCAGACCTACACGGTACTTGACTGCATACTTTGCTGCGCGGGCCTTCGACCATCGAGGAGATATATCCGTAACCCGTCTGTACTTAGCAATCTGCTCTCCGGGTTGTACTGGAAGATGACATGTTCTGTGACGCTGTCAGGGAGCTAATCGGTCCGAGCGCGTTTTGATGTTGAATACGCCATTCCACTTTCACTGAGCCTACTAGTAGATTGTCGTTCGGTGTTAGGGTGAACTATCTACCGCCGGTTACCCGGCCGAACATAGTCACGGCAGTTCGTGTGGCCCTCGCGGCCACCAGCACACCCGTCGGAAGCCTCGGCTCGACAACCGCCGCCGTTTGGTGGTCGCAGGGTGCTCACTCGGCTTCGTCGACGAGATCGTCGGATAGGCCCCTACACAGACCCTTTCCCCCGTGGTACCGTAGTACACAACATGGGACTGGTTTCGCAGACGATGGAGTACTACCCGTACGTCGTCCATCCGATTACCGTCCTCGGAGTCGGCATCGTCCTGCTCGTCCACCACGAGTGGGCCAGGCAGGGCCTCGAGCGGTCGATGCTCTGGCGTCGTATCGGTGCGTTCCTCGGAGTCGGAGTGCTCTCGCTCGTGCCGACCGTCGCGTACTTTCTCGTCGTCGGCAGTGGCGTTGTAGCGGCGACACAGGGAAAGAGCGCCGTCATGGACGGGCTCGTCGCCAGCGGCCTCCTGATTGCTGCTGCACTGACGTGGGCCGTGTGGCGGCATTTCGACTGGGGGCCGCTCGTGCCGGGTGCGATGCAGGCGCTCGCCGTAGTGACCGTCCCCTACGCCCTCGTCTCTCCGTTCTGGGACATCTCGGGCCACGTCATCATCTCGCTGATGCCCGCGCTCTATCTCACTCTCGTCAACCGACGGTTCTGGCCGCTCCTCGTCTTCCCTATCATCATGGTCCCGAACCGAATCTACCTGGACGCACACACGTGGGAACAGTCCATCGCCGGGTTCCTCGTCGCGGCACTCGTCGTCGGGGGCGTCTACTGGGTGCAGGCCTCCGGGTCACTGCAACCGGAACTGGGCACAACGACCACCTGAGTGGAGCCTCGGCTTCCGCTGAGAACGGATCGAAAAGGAGAATCCGCCCTCCCCGTGTTGATCATGAAGTGCTTTTGTACACGAAAATTCGCGGCTCCGATGCGGGCGCAAGTGGATCTGAATAGAACCTTGTCACTAATTCCCTGCCGGGATTCTCGAATCTAGCAACAACACCCCTTGTGAGAGATGTTACCCATTCTAGATTGTATGTCCAATTCACCTGATCCCCTTCACCGGCGATCGTTCCTCACGGGTACCGCAGCTGTCGGTTGTGGGTTACTCCCCCTGCGCTCCCCCGCTCTTCAACAACCCGAGCAACTCCTGGAAATCGTGAGCACGGAAGAGGCGCAACTCTACTACGAGTTCGTCGTGCGGGGTACCGTTGAGAAGGCGACAGTCAGCGACAAAATCGAGTCTTCGGGGGACAACGACGTCATTCTAGCTGGGAATAACGAGGAGACACAGGTCGTTCGCGGGTACACCGGTAATCCAGGATACCGTGACGCCTATCACATCGATGGCGACCTCATATTCTTTGCCCGCACCGGTGGGACGAGTGACTTTTTCGTTCGTCTTGACGGCAGACGCATTCTCCGAGATGAACTTCCTCGCCAGGCTGACCCGACTATCCCTAGGCGGCCAACGTACATCGAGCGAGACCTCGATAGCACGCTTGGCATTCAAACCCCAGGTCAGGGCGAACTCTATTATGAGTTGATCGTCCAGGGAGGTGTCGACGGTGCCGAACTAAGCAACACTGTGAGCGCGACCCTCGGAACGAACGACGCGGTGTCAACGGATAACGACACGGGCGCAACCGTCATTCGAGGGTTCACCGGGAATCCCGGGTACGGCGATGCGTATGAGATCGATGGGGAACTTGTGGCCTTCCGACGGGATGGCGGGAGCGCGGACTTCGTGTTTCTGCTCAATGGCCGAGAGCTCACACTCGCACAGTTGGCGAGGACGGGAACCGGCTATGCAGCACATCCTGCCGACGAAGACCCGATCGCTGCATACCGGTCTGCCGTGCAGGCGCTTGACCAACTCGCCGACGCTCCGGGCGAACCCACCGAACGCCTTTGGTACAACCGCGCTATGGCGCAGATCCGTCGTGCCCGAACGGCGATCAAGTCGCTCGTCGAGCAAGGCTATCGCTTCCAACTCCAGGCCGGTGCCGACCTAACGATCCGTCTCGTCGAACCGGATACGACATCATCGAACACCTCTCCTCCCAACGGGTTGGGCTTTTCTGTGGCCTCCACGCGAGACACCTTAGAGACGCTGGTGGTGCTCACAGAGGTGTCAGTCTCTGCGCTATCTTGAGCTGGATGGTACGTGATGACATGCCGATACCGTGAGCCAGGACTGCTAGCTCATCGAGGATATCTATGTGCAAGCTGTGTGCAGTCGCCGAAATGGTTATGTATCTATGTGCAGAAGATGCACATGAGATGGGTGCAAGCGACAAGCCCCGACGGGTACACTTCCAGTCTCCGGAGTACCTCGTGGAGCGGCTTGACGCGGTTGCGGATCTCTTCGATACGGACCGGACAGACCTGCTTGTCGACGCGATTCG contains these protein-coding regions:
- a CDS encoding ABC transporter ATP-binding protein, with the protein product MTEIVLEDVSKGYAQRDDSYLDVLDDLSFQTSSNDFVCVIGPSGCGKSTMMNLIAGLEDPSEGKVRVGDDTGTANIGFVFQEPRLLDWRTVRENLELALQGKGVPKSEWDERVDRYLDLVELVGFEDEYPRSLSGGMKQRVAIARAMAIDPDVILMDEPFSNLDEITARQLRSDLVEIWQTEPKTIVFVTHNALEAAYLGSRVLALSQRPASLVADREVTIERPRDLSDPELVSLSEELVDALEVGW
- a CDS encoding ABC transporter permease codes for the protein MGDLFHRFDRFAYYLFSILVFLVMWEVGAALFGRNLLPGIAPVAVEMVAIIETGEFFVHLADTLQRVAVGFSIAYGVSIPLGIAMGLDRRVEYLFDIPVLIGISVPGLAVAILAIIWFGLSELTAYVSVFLLATPMIVFNFWQGTKSIDADLLQMGRVFEMSKINRARHIILPSLLPHLLAAARFGLALSWKIIVIVELLGLTSGIGYQINNAFQLYSITGVIAWTLNFTIVMMLIEFGILKTIERRATAWRGDSDVQGGGKRE
- a CDS encoding IclR family transcriptional regulator encodes the protein MGSDGAGSGPVRATLKSFDILASVREEGPATVTELADRLEYSKSTIHRHVMTLTEEGYLAEGDEGYRIGLLYLDYGIHTRNENELYRVADSKLDEIAAELDEKVWCVTEEDDYGVFLSSSSGKHAVKTYTRVGYRIPLHAFAGGKAILAFMDENRVEAMIERRGLSPFTDDTITSRAELFEQLEQVRERGVAFNYEEGIEGIHAVAAPVLDRNDRPRGSISVAGPANRIKGTYMTEEIPELLLGFVNELEVRLAYE
- a CDS encoding ABC transporter substrate-binding protein is translated as MSQGDTTGRRRFLQACGGIAAVGVTGLAGCTGNSNSGSDETTTAGTQSGDGTQQTQQTEQPLSTVVHGAVEGGTTGVLVEVMKEQGYDNEYGINVQPEFFTSPPQVQQQIVLSQDIPTGFMGSIVATRLNASGHNPKLVGPYMLYHMYVLTRSDSDINEPADLAGSRVSWASRQADAWLKFNVILEMDTGVQPDELEFVQTAPPASIDLLRQGELDAILLNEPLVTKALAENDFEVVFNPRQVWEESENLPLTTVDLAWDGNWSADNQESAVALAQASRDTQAYIEGNIESTIDTYTDAFGLENEAQISLAKERLTQIYPSEWDEQGFLDAGYNMAQRANEIGLIEEEPSEDIFSWVL
- a CDS encoding HNH endonuclease translates to MPAANEHSHDGSGGESSSASSGARFGSPARCHETVDPVTREALLEQDRWRCQVCGRRGPGAGGLATLHAHHIDRDPKEIDVHAIENLTTLCRPCHRWLHDRPTVTDAPVELSDGDLSVLLPQDFEILRVLDRGGPARTGEIAAALTADLTVSAVRERLWVLMGLDHKVQGREAPLVDKDVQTGQWGFPGDIETSARGHIPSDPGVLLQRMEDEQVRRALARGCDRQAVMDVLGVSRRSTFYKEKRAQAYDFPLDAFNRGGRPPTKTTTQPGAGAGSDGQQGLDDATPDVEGELGRVETWGSSS
- a CDS encoding MBL fold metallo-hydrolase, whose product is MEVVLLGTGSPVPLLDRAGTSTMLNVDGERLLVDCGPRTVYRLLEHEVNPGAVEHLLFTHQHMDHNASFFHFAIAGWSVGGRDELTVYGPENTSRLLEALEHVYEEDIEYRQQVGYSGEGIDDIEFVCATPSFEVTIGDVRVSACPVEHSIETYAYRFDDTQTGASVVISADTKQVQRLADFATGADILIHEACIAPVDNSVSEEDVMWSEFAEPMNEGKRDRLAAVHASASEAGEIASSAGVETLVLNHLLPYRDIGTVRRQAESTFDGRVVVAEDGDTVTP
- a CDS encoding phosphatase PAP2 family protein, whose amino-acid sequence is MGLVSQTMEYYPYVVHPITVLGVGIVLLVHHEWARQGLERSMLWRRIGAFLGVGVLSLVPTVAYFLVVGSGVVAATQGKSAVMDGLVASGLLIAAALTWAVWRHFDWGPLVPGAMQALAVVTVPYALVSPFWDISGHVIISLMPALYLTLVNRRFWPLLVFPIIMVPNRIYLDAHTWEQSIAGFLVAALVVGGVYWVQASGSLQPELGTTTT